In Vibrio celticus, one genomic interval encodes:
- a CDS encoding ABC transporter substrate-binding protein: MKKWLLVAALAATAATGVAHAKEWKTVRFGIEGAYPPFSWTEADGSLKGFDVDMANALCTEMQVQCKIVAQDWDGIIPSLLARKYDAIIAAMSITEERKKKIDFTGKYALIPNKFIAKKGAGLNFDDLSGQKIAVQRATTHDKYLTDNYGDTVEIVRYGSFDEAYLDLANGRVAAVLGDASALEEGVLNKAGGEDYEFVGPSLTDPKWFGEGFGIALRKQDKDLTKQLDAAILSLREKGIYQDIAAKYFNYDVYGQ, from the coding sequence ATGAAAAAGTGGTTATTAGTCGCGGCACTTGCTGCAACTGCTGCAACGGGCGTAGCTCACGCAAAAGAATGGAAAACAGTACGCTTCGGTATTGAAGGTGCTTATCCTCCATTTAGCTGGACAGAAGCTGATGGTTCACTGAAAGGCTTCGATGTTGATATGGCTAACGCGCTTTGTACTGAAATGCAGGTGCAGTGTAAGATCGTTGCACAAGATTGGGATGGTATTATTCCTTCTCTACTTGCTCGTAAATATGATGCGATCATCGCGGCAATGTCTATCACGGAAGAGCGTAAGAAAAAAATCGATTTCACTGGTAAATACGCACTTATCCCAAATAAGTTCATCGCTAAGAAAGGCGCAGGCCTTAACTTTGACGATCTAAGTGGTCAAAAAATTGCGGTTCAACGTGCAACAACCCACGATAAATACCTGACAGATAACTACGGTGACACAGTAGAAATCGTTCGTTACGGTTCATTCGATGAAGCTTACCTTGATCTAGCAAACGGCCGTGTTGCTGCTGTACTAGGTGATGCATCTGCTCTAGAAGAAGGTGTCCTAAACAAAGCTGGTGGTGAAGACTACGAGTTTGTAGGCCCATCACTAACGGATCCTAAGTGGTTCGGTGAAGGTTTTGGTATTGCTCTACGTAAGCAAGACAAAGATCTGACTAAGCAATTAGATGCGGCAATCCTTTCACTTCGTGAAAAAGGCATCTACCAAGATATCGCTGCTAAATACTTCAACTACGACGTATACGGTCAGTAA
- a CDS encoding ABC transporter permease, with protein sequence MFDLQGYEASILKGAVLTIEVALLSLILAMVLGMLGALAKLAPYRWARAIATLYTTVIRGIPDLVLMMLIFFGGQILLNNSLYSINEWLNEWFTSSDPNHEWTAYLPDYIDVSPFIAGVLTIGFIFGAYMAETFRGAIMAVDSGEMEAAKAYGMGPVLAFRRILLPQMIRHALPGFGNNWLVLLKTTALVSIIGLEDMVRVSALAAGSTKMPFTFYMTVALIFLFFTSVSTGLLKLVERKFSIHAR encoded by the coding sequence ATGTTTGATTTACAAGGATATGAAGCTTCGATCCTGAAAGGGGCGGTGCTTACAATCGAAGTTGCCTTGCTGTCGCTAATTTTAGCTATGGTTCTTGGTATGCTAGGTGCCTTAGCAAAACTCGCGCCTTATCGTTGGGCTCGCGCTATCGCAACCCTCTATACAACCGTCATTCGAGGCATTCCCGATCTAGTCTTGATGATGCTGATTTTCTTTGGTGGACAAATCCTTCTAAACAACAGTTTGTATTCCATCAATGAATGGCTCAATGAGTGGTTCACATCAAGTGATCCTAACCACGAATGGACCGCTTACTTACCTGATTATATCGATGTCAGCCCATTCATTGCTGGTGTCTTAACCATTGGCTTTATCTTTGGCGCTTACATGGCTGAAACTTTCCGTGGAGCAATCATGGCGGTTGATAGCGGTGAAATGGAAGCAGCAAAAGCTTATGGCATGGGCCCTGTCTTAGCATTCCGCCGTATCCTATTACCGCAAATGATTCGTCACGCATTGCCAGGTTTCGGTAACAACTGGTTGGTTTTACTCAAGACTACCGCGTTGGTTTCCATTATCGGTTTAGAAGATATGGTGCGTGTTAGCGCATTGGCGGCGGGTTCAACCAAAATGCCATTTACCTTCTATATGACAGTGGCACTTATCTTCCTATTCTTCACCAGTGTTTCGACGGGCTTACTTAAGTTGGTTGAACGTAAATTCAGCATCCACGCGAGGTAG
- the xthA gene encoding exodeoxyribonuclease III, with protein MKVISFNINGLRARLHQLQAIIDKHQPDVIGLQEIKVHDEAFPIADVEAMGYKVYFHGQKAHYGVAMLCKQEPISVQKGFPTDNEDHQKRMIMATFEDENGEKVTVLNGYFPQGDNIKHETKYPYKRQFYKDLMTYLNDYHNKDEQVIVMGDINISPIDADIGIGEPNAKRWLKTGKCSFQPEEREWLKTLMDWGFVDSFRLLHPEVNDQYSWFDYRSKGFVDNRGLRIDVVLATQKLADKCTEAGIDYELRGIEKPSDHAPIWSTFK; from the coding sequence ATGAAAGTAATTAGCTTCAACATCAACGGCCTTAGAGCCCGCCTTCACCAACTGCAAGCTATTATCGACAAACACCAACCCGACGTGATTGGTCTGCAAGAGATAAAAGTGCACGATGAAGCCTTCCCAATTGCTGATGTTGAAGCAATGGGCTACAAGGTTTACTTCCACGGTCAAAAAGCCCACTACGGTGTGGCAATGTTGTGTAAGCAAGAGCCAATCTCTGTGCAGAAGGGTTTCCCAACAGATAATGAAGACCATCAAAAACGCATGATCATGGCGACGTTTGAAGATGAAAATGGTGAAAAGGTTACCGTGCTAAACGGCTACTTCCCTCAAGGGGACAACATCAAGCATGAAACAAAATATCCGTACAAACGCCAATTCTACAAAGACTTAATGACTTACCTAAACGACTATCACAACAAAGATGAGCAAGTGATTGTGATGGGCGACATTAATATCAGCCCTATCGACGCAGACATCGGCATTGGTGAACCTAATGCGAAACGTTGGTTAAAAACAGGTAAATGTTCTTTCCAACCAGAAGAGCGCGAGTGGTTGAAAACATTGATGGACTGGGGCTTTGTGGACAGCTTCCGCTTGTTGCACCCTGAAGTAAACGACCAATACTCGTGGTTTGACTACCGCTCAAAAGGTTTCGTGGACAACCGCGGCCTACGAATTGATGTAGTACTTGCGACTCAGAAGCTTGCTGATAAGTGTACTGAAGCAGGCATCGATTACGAACTGCGTGGCATCGAAAAGCCGTCTGACCACGCGCCAATTTGGTCGACGTTTAAGTAA
- a CDS encoding S9 family peptidase gives MNHYSRSQLVAQQTQAPVAKKVPHAMTIHGDTRIDDYYWLRDDARQDPEILQQLEQENQYADTVLKHTEAAQKQLFEEIKGRIAKDDNSVPVRKGSYYYSNKVTGDNEYPVHLREKNFLGTDKQVILDVNELAKEHEFFSIGGLTISPDENLLAYGEDTLSRRIYTIKIKDLTTGEYLKDEIEGASSAIAWQNDNQAFYYIKKDPQTLLGYQVYRHVLGTAQASDELIYEETDSAYYTSLSKSKDGEQVYIWHSSTETSGVSVIDANNPKATAEAFYPKETGIEYSIAKLGDWYYIYTNYQAVNFRLMKVAAEEMHDRSKWVNVIPADDNTQLVDFELFDDHLVYEQRADGLSTVKVRQLSTGNEFPLGFNDTAFAAYLTSNYELDNSKVRIYYSSLTTPGTYYDFDLSTGESELMKQTPVLGDFEADNYQSERIMVTARDGKQVPVSLVYRKDLFKKDGTNPIYQYGYGSYGSTIEPTFSSTRLSLLDRGFVYAIAHVRGSEMLGRPWYEDGKKLTKKNTFNDFIDVTKGLVEEGYGAKDKVFAVGGSAGGLLMGAIINQAPELYRGIGAHVPFVDIVTTMLDESIPLTTNEYDEWGNPNDKTYYDYMLGYSPYDNIKVQSYPHMLVTTGLHDSQVQYFEPMKWVAKLREMKTDNNVLLFKTDMEAGHGGASGRFKRLKEDALEYAFFLDLLKTQ, from the coding sequence ATGAACCACTACTCTCGATCACAACTCGTCGCTCAACAAACCCAAGCACCCGTTGCTAAGAAAGTCCCTCACGCAATGACGATTCATGGTGACACCCGAATCGATGATTACTACTGGTTGCGCGATGATGCACGCCAAGATCCAGAGATTTTGCAACAACTTGAGCAAGAGAATCAGTACGCAGATACAGTGCTGAAACATACAGAAGCTGCACAAAAACAATTATTTGAAGAGATTAAAGGCCGAATCGCGAAAGACGACAATTCGGTACCGGTTCGCAAAGGCAGTTACTACTACTCGAATAAGGTCACAGGCGACAACGAGTACCCAGTTCACCTGCGTGAAAAAAACTTTTTAGGCACAGACAAGCAAGTCATCTTAGATGTTAACGAGCTAGCCAAAGAGCATGAATTCTTCAGTATTGGTGGCTTAACGATCAGCCCAGACGAAAACTTGTTGGCCTATGGCGAAGATACGCTGAGCCGACGAATTTACACCATCAAGATTAAAGATCTCACAACAGGTGAATACCTAAAAGATGAAATTGAAGGCGCTTCGAGTGCTATCGCGTGGCAAAACGACAACCAAGCCTTCTACTACATCAAAAAAGATCCACAAACATTGCTGGGTTATCAAGTTTACCGCCACGTTTTAGGCACAGCTCAGGCAAGCGATGAGTTAATCTACGAAGAAACCGATAGCGCTTACTACACCTCTTTGAGTAAAAGCAAAGATGGTGAACAGGTCTACATTTGGCACTCGAGCACAGAAACCAGCGGTGTTTCAGTCATCGATGCCAACAACCCAAAGGCTACAGCTGAGGCTTTCTACCCAAAAGAGACAGGCATAGAGTACAGCATCGCTAAGCTAGGTGATTGGTATTACATCTACACCAACTACCAAGCGGTCAACTTTCGTTTAATGAAAGTCGCAGCTGAAGAGATGCATGACCGCTCAAAATGGGTCAATGTCATCCCAGCGGACGACAATACTCAACTTGTTGATTTCGAGTTGTTTGATGACCATCTTGTTTACGAGCAACGCGCGGATGGCTTGTCTACAGTGAAAGTTCGCCAACTCTCAACAGGCAATGAGTTCCCACTTGGATTTAACGACACCGCATTTGCCGCTTACCTTACGAGTAACTATGAATTAGATAACTCAAAAGTTCGTATCTATTACAGCAGCTTAACCACGCCAGGTACTTATTATGATTTCGACCTTAGCACAGGTGAATCCGAGCTCATGAAGCAAACACCCGTATTAGGTGATTTTGAAGCGGATAACTACCAATCAGAGCGAATCATGGTTACGGCCCGCGATGGTAAGCAAGTCCCGGTCTCTTTGGTTTATCGCAAAGATTTATTCAAGAAAGACGGCACTAACCCAATATACCAATACGGCTATGGGTCTTACGGCTCTACGATTGAACCTACCTTCAGCTCAACTCGCCTAAGCCTACTGGATAGAGGTTTTGTTTATGCCATCGCACATGTCCGCGGTTCAGAAATGCTTGGTCGCCCTTGGTATGAAGACGGCAAAAAGCTGACCAAAAAAAACACGTTCAACGATTTTATTGATGTAACCAAAGGGCTTGTTGAAGAAGGCTACGGCGCAAAAGATAAAGTGTTCGCCGTTGGTGGCTCTGCTGGCGGTCTATTGATGGGAGCAATCATCAACCAAGCACCAGAACTGTACCGTGGTATTGGTGCACATGTTCCGTTTGTAGACATTGTGACAACCATGCTTGATGAATCGATTCCTCTAACCACCAACGAGTATGACGAATGGGGTAACCCGAACGATAAAACCTACTACGATTACATGCTGGGTTACTCACCATACGACAATATAAAAGTGCAAAGCTACCCGCACATGTTGGTGACAACAGGTCTCCATGACTCACAAGTACAGTACTTTGAGCCAATGAAATGGGTCGCGAAGCTGCGGGAGATGAAAACAGACAACAACGTGTTACTGTTCAAAACCGATATGGAAGCCGGTCACGGTGGCGCTTCTGGTCGATTTAAACGACTAAAAGAAGACGCACTTGAATACGCGTTCTTTTTGGATTTACTAAAGACTCAATAG
- the emrD gene encoding multidrug efflux MFS transporter EmrD → MSASFPLAKLTFLIAILTAVGQMTQTMYVPSIGHMAGEFLVSASSLQAVMACYLIPYGLSQFVYGPLSDRLGRKPIIVIGLIIYIIGTLVALFAHEYEWFLAGSFIQGLGIGCGGAMSRTLTRDCFEGAELHRANSLISMCVIFSPLMAPVLGGYLTEAFGWRSSYLFLALFGIAVVITMMTSMMETLPKERRKHESVTNSYKFVLSDKRFQGFLLVLVATFAGVAVFEAAAGVLLGGVLGLPATTVSLLFVLPIPGYLVGAGLSSYIAQRRSERRALNVGLVAILVGSTVVLIPGLFGQTTALTLIGGATIYFLGAGILFPAATTGALSPFPYHAGTGGAILGGMQNLGAGIATLLASFFPAQDQLPLGCLMIAMSFIAMLGLRWVNRKPDHSNEMPLAI, encoded by the coding sequence ATGTCCGCCTCGTTTCCATTAGCGAAACTTACCTTTTTAATCGCTATTCTGACTGCCGTAGGTCAAATGACTCAAACGATGTACGTGCCTTCTATCGGTCATATGGCAGGTGAGTTCTTAGTTTCGGCATCTTCACTGCAAGCAGTGATGGCGTGTTACTTGATCCCTTATGGTCTGTCGCAATTTGTCTACGGCCCACTTTCTGATCGCCTAGGTCGTAAACCGATCATCGTGATTGGTTTGATCATCTACATCATCGGTACTTTGGTAGCATTGTTCGCTCACGAATATGAATGGTTCTTAGCTGGTAGCTTTATCCAAGGTTTGGGGATCGGTTGTGGCGGTGCGATGTCTCGTACATTGACTCGCGACTGTTTTGAAGGCGCGGAGCTGCACCGTGCAAACAGCTTGATTAGCATGTGTGTGATTTTCTCACCATTGATGGCACCTGTATTAGGTGGTTACCTAACCGAAGCTTTCGGCTGGCGTTCTAGCTACTTATTCCTTGCGCTGTTTGGTATTGCTGTTGTGATCACTATGATGACGAGCATGATGGAAACACTGCCGAAAGAACGACGCAAGCATGAATCGGTTACCAACAGCTACAAATTTGTTCTGTCTGATAAACGTTTCCAAGGTTTCTTATTGGTATTGGTCGCAACATTTGCTGGTGTAGCCGTATTTGAAGCCGCTGCAGGTGTGTTGCTTGGTGGCGTACTTGGCTTACCGGCAACCACAGTAAGCTTGCTGTTTGTTTTGCCGATTCCAGGTTACTTAGTCGGTGCAGGCTTATCTAGTTACATCGCACAACGTCGCTCTGAGCGCCGCGCACTGAATGTTGGTCTGGTTGCTATATTGGTAGGCTCAACAGTGGTGTTGATACCTGGTCTGTTTGGTCAAACGACAGCACTGACTCTGATTGGCGGTGCCACCATTTACTTCTTGGGCGCTGGCATCTTATTTCCAGCTGCGACAACAGGGGCGCTTTCGCCATTCCCGTACCACGCTGGCACTGGAGGCGCGATTTTAGGTGGCATGCAAAACCTGGGTGCTGGCATCGCAACACTATTGGCGTCGTTCTTCCCAGCTCAAGACCAGTTGCCACTCGGTTGCTTGATGATTGCAATGTCATTCATCGCTATGCTTGGTTTACGTTGGGTTAATCGTAAACCTGACCACTCAAACGAAATGCCATTGGCTATTTAA
- a CDS encoding DUF3360 family protein, whose protein sequence is MSDVVNNANSEVEEKSYKELHRPASEFESRSDYLDHELQIMKPRRFGLNLPGRDFRFELEDLVPALAGTIGIIAMYSAVMMSWADGLTQAWDHVNLGKEFAIEVARVEMLIPALLFCILASGFFNPKANLAGNHGPMIPLIGTIALAGAHPLALAILIGVFGLILSFLKGGSKLVNLTSEGTAGGLLIFLGLTGTMSQINSIQTWAVSLQSSTVEAGSMGYVGLIVLAITIAIYAFLAKVNKRWLAIPVCAFTGLAIALVLGAGFDIVFETEMGIPNLNPVYWWGSTSEGWMLGLPNVEHFIASLPFAILAVAMWSPDFLGHRIFQELNYPKKSEKVLMDVDDTMTMCSVRQMVGTAVGGGNITSSWGTYMIPAAIAKRPIPGGAILLGSLCIIVAILGFPMDVAVWPPVMRVALLVGVSLPLLEAGMQMVKDSKDSQAAGICIFGSAVVNPVLAWALTMLLDNNGLIGDKERAKRLSFVDKIVIPVGVLVICLVAMLAVGMLESQYGLKAWL, encoded by the coding sequence ATGTCAGACGTTGTGAACAATGCGAACTCTGAAGTAGAAGAGAAAAGCTATAAAGAGCTACACCGCCCTGCTTCTGAATTTGAGAGCCGCTCAGATTATCTAGATCATGAGCTTCAAATCATGAAGCCTCGCCGATTCGGTTTAAACCTTCCTGGTCGTGACTTCCGCTTTGAACTTGAAGACCTTGTTCCTGCACTTGCTGGTACCATTGGTATCATCGCGATGTACTCAGCAGTAATGATGTCTTGGGCTGATGGCCTAACTCAAGCTTGGGATCACGTAAACTTAGGTAAAGAGTTTGCGATTGAAGTCGCTCGTGTAGAAATGCTTATCCCTGCACTGCTGTTCTGTATCCTTGCTTCTGGTTTCTTTAACCCTAAAGCAAACCTTGCCGGTAACCACGGCCCAATGATTCCTCTTATTGGTACCATTGCTTTAGCTGGTGCTCACCCTCTTGCATTGGCAATTCTTATTGGTGTTTTCGGTCTAATCCTAAGTTTCCTAAAAGGCGGCTCCAAGCTGGTTAACCTAACTTCGGAAGGTACTGCTGGTGGCTTGCTCATTTTCTTAGGCCTAACGGGCACCATGAGCCAAATTAACTCAATTCAAACATGGGCGGTTAGTCTTCAATCTTCTACTGTTGAAGCGGGCAGTATGGGTTACGTTGGTTTAATCGTTCTTGCTATTACTATTGCTATCTACGCTTTCTTAGCAAAAGTAAACAAGCGTTGGTTGGCTATCCCAGTGTGTGCATTCACAGGCCTTGCTATTGCATTAGTATTAGGCGCTGGCTTCGACATCGTATTCGAAACTGAAATGGGCATTCCAAACCTAAACCCAGTTTACTGGTGGGGTTCTACTTCTGAAGGTTGGATGCTTGGCTTGCCAAACGTTGAACACTTCATCGCTTCTCTACCATTCGCAATTCTTGCAGTAGCGATGTGGTCACCTGACTTCTTAGGTCACCGTATCTTCCAAGAACTGAACTACCCTAAAAAGTCTGAAAAAGTACTTATGGATGTAGATGACACAATGACTATGTGTTCAGTTCGTCAAATGGTGGGTACTGCGGTTGGTGGTGGTAACATCACATCTTCTTGGGGTACTTACATGATCCCAGCAGCTATCGCGAAACGTCCAATTCCTGGCGGCGCAATCTTGCTTGGTTCTCTATGTATTATTGTTGCGATTCTTGGTTTCCCAATGGACGTAGCAGTATGGCCACCAGTGATGCGTGTTGCGCTACTTGTAGGTGTATCTCTACCTCTACTTGAAGCAGGTATGCAAATGGTTAAGGATTCTAAAGATTCTCAAGCAGCCGGTATCTGTATCTTCGGTTCAGCGGTTGTTAACCCAGTTCTAGCATGGGCATTAACTATGCTTCTAGATAACAACGGTCTAATTGGTGACAAAGAGCGTGCTAAGCGTCTATCATTTGTAGATAAGATTGTTATCCCAGTTGGTGTTTTAGTTATCTGTCTAGTAGCAATGCTTGCAGTTGGTATGCTAGAAAGCCAATATGGTCTAAAAGCTTGGCTATAA
- a CDS encoding ABC transporter ATP-binding protein produces MKDVPALDIKDLHKTFGQNEVLKGISLSAHKGDVVSIIGSSGSGKSTFLRCINLLETPTAGEIWVNGELIQMKNNRQGVSVPANEKQVQRIRSRLAMVFQGFNLWSHLTVLENVIEAPVHVLGVPKAQAIENAELLLKKVGLYERKDYYPGHLSGGQQQRAAIARALAVDPEVMLFDEPTSALDPELVGEVLGVMRDLAEEGRTMLVVTHEMAFARDVSNHVMFLHQGLVEEQGDPAKLFTEPESERLQQFISSIY; encoded by the coding sequence ATGAAAGATGTACCAGCGCTGGACATAAAGGATCTACACAAAACGTTTGGTCAAAATGAAGTTTTAAAGGGAATTTCACTTTCTGCGCATAAAGGCGATGTAGTATCGATTATCGGATCTTCAGGGTCGGGTAAGAGTACTTTCCTTAGATGTATCAATCTTTTAGAGACACCTACCGCAGGCGAGATTTGGGTTAATGGCGAATTAATTCAAATGAAAAACAACCGCCAAGGTGTTTCTGTTCCTGCCAATGAAAAACAAGTACAGCGAATCCGTTCTCGTCTGGCGATGGTTTTTCAGGGTTTCAATCTGTGGTCTCACCTGACCGTTCTCGAAAATGTTATCGAAGCGCCTGTTCACGTCTTAGGCGTACCTAAAGCACAAGCGATTGAAAATGCAGAGTTACTACTTAAGAAAGTAGGGCTGTATGAGCGTAAAGATTACTACCCGGGTCATTTGTCTGGCGGCCAACAACAGCGTGCTGCTATTGCGCGAGCGCTAGCGGTTGATCCTGAAGTTATGCTGTTTGATGAACCTACATCGGCATTAGACCCTGAGTTAGTCGGCGAAGTGCTTGGTGTAATGCGCGATCTAGCAGAAGAGGGAAGAACCATGCTTGTGGTAACGCACGAAATGGCTTTTGCTCGTGACGTATCTAACCATGTGATGTTCTTGCATCAAGGTCTAGTGGAAGAACAGGGCGATCCAGCTAAACTGTTTACGGAACCTGAATCCGAGCGTTTACAACAATTTATCTCATCGATTTACTAA
- a CDS encoding ABC transporter permease yields MDFSLIIESLPIYLSGLWTTAWMVCVALIIGLCVAIPLAIARNSPNMLINAPAWSFIYFFRGTPLLVQLYLIYYGMDQFFPVKDTLWENAWFCALVAFILNTSAYTAEIIRGAINGLPKGEVEAAKAYGMSTPKTYRRIILPSALRRALPAYSNEVIFMLHGSAVAGIVTIMDLTGAARLVNSRYYAPFESFLTAGLFYMGLTFIIIAIFKFAEKRFLAYLRPLS; encoded by the coding sequence ATGGACTTTTCATTGATAATTGAAAGCCTGCCGATTTACCTTAGTGGTTTATGGACAACGGCTTGGATGGTTTGCGTAGCTTTGATCATTGGCTTATGTGTAGCCATACCATTAGCTATCGCTCGTAACAGCCCAAATATGCTGATTAACGCTCCTGCTTGGTCGTTCATCTATTTCTTCCGTGGTACGCCATTATTGGTGCAGTTGTACCTGATTTACTACGGAATGGATCAGTTCTTCCCTGTAAAAGATACACTATGGGAAAATGCATGGTTTTGTGCTTTGGTGGCATTCATCCTTAACACATCGGCATACACAGCTGAAATCATTCGCGGTGCGATTAACGGCTTACCAAAAGGTGAAGTTGAAGCAGCAAAAGCGTATGGCATGAGCACACCTAAGACATACCGACGTATCATTCTGCCAAGTGCACTACGTCGTGCATTACCGGCTTACAGTAACGAAGTTATCTTTATGCTTCACGGCTCAGCCGTTGCAGGTATTGTGACGATTATGGATCTAACGGGTGCAGCTCGTTTGGTTAACTCTCGCTACTATGCTCCGTTTGAATCTTTCCTAACAGCAGGTCTGTTTTACATGGGGTTGACGTTTATCATCATTGCGATTTTCAAATTCGCAGAGAAACGTTTCTTAGCTTACTTAAGACCACTTAGCTAA